CTTCCATATTCGGCCGGTACACGGGCAACGTTTTAAACATGAAAGTTGAAGGCAAGACCGTCCGCGAATGCCTGCACGACCTCGTCCGGCAGTACCCCAAACTTAAAAAGATGCTCCTGGACAAAGACGGCAACCTGATGCCATCC
This sequence is a window from Dehalococcoidales bacterium. Protein-coding genes within it:
- a CDS encoding MoaD/ThiS family protein — protein: MSVDAEISSIFGRYTGNVLNMKVEGKTVRECLHDLVRQYPKLKKMLLDKDGNLMPSYDFYINGQSVYPKDMTRPLNPGDKLNVVFRIQGG